The genomic window CGCAGATCCTCGACTTCGTCGCCCGCCTCCACCCGCGCGTGTTCTCGGCGCTGGACGCGTACTGCGCGAAAAACGCCGACTACCTCGACGGCACGATCGGCCGTTTCGACCGGGAAGTCCAGTTTTACCTCGCCTGGCTGGAGCATCTCGCGGCATTGAAACGGCAGGGGCTGCTCTTCTGCACCCCGCAGGTGGGCGGCGCCGGGAAGGACGTGCATGCCCGGGACGCCTTCGACATGGCCCTGGCGCACCGGCTCGCCGGCGAGGGCAAGGCCGTCGTCTGCAACGATTTCCGCCTCTCGGGGCCGGAGCGCGTCATCGTCGTGACCGGCCCCAACCAGGGCGGCAAGACCACCTTCGCGCGGACCTTCGGGCAGCTGCATCACCTGGCCTGCATCGGCTGCCCCGTCCCGGGCCGGGAGGCCCGGCTCTTGCTGTTCGACCGGATGTTCACGCACTTCGAGAAGGAGGAGGACACCCGGAGTCTCCGCGGCAAGCTCGAGGACGACCTGATGCGGATCCACCGGATCCTGGGGCAGTGCACGCCGAACAGCATCGTCATCATCAACGAGATCTTCACGTCCACCACGCTGCAGGACGCGGTGTTTTTGAGCCGGAGGGTGCTGGAGGCCGTCCTGGGACTCGACCTGCTGTGCGTCTGCGTCACGTTCATCGACGAGCTGGCCACGCTGAGCGAAAAGACGGTCAGCATGGTCAGCACGGTCGTCCCCGATAACCCGGCGGTGAGGACCTACCGGATCGAGCGGCGCCCCCCCGCCGGGCTTTCCTATGCGATCTCCATTGCCGAACGGCACGGCCTCACCTACGAACGCCTGAAGGAGCGGATCCGGTCATGAAGGCGTTTCTCCTGCACAGGGACCGGGATTTCGACCTGCGGCGCGACCTGCCGCCCTTCGGGGAGGACCTGGTCCGGGACCTGGGGCTGGACACGCTGTTCGATGCCATGGCGGCGGGCGACCCCTTCGTGCGGGAGGTGGCCCGAAAGGCCGTCCTGACCGCCGTGGGCAACGACGCGGAGACGATCCGCTACCGCCAGGACGTCCTCAGGGACTGCCTGCGCCACCCGTCCGTGATCCGGGAGCTCTACGCCGTCGCGGAGGAAACCCTCGAGCGGGAAAAGAAGAGCTACTGGGGCATCTTCAGCCGTTTCCCCAGCTCGGTCCTGTACCGCGCCCTCGAGGTGATGGAGATTTACGTGGGGATGCTCCGGAGGCTCAAGGCGATCCAGGATACGCACGGGGACCGGTTCGAGTCGGAGGGGTTCCGGGCCTTCTTCGCCATGATCCGCAGGGAACTCGGGGAGGACTACTTCGCCCGCGTCCGGCAACACCTCGACGAGCTGAAATTCCGCGACGGGCTGCTGATCAGCGCCGGGCTGGACAGGGGCAACAGGGGGACGAACTACGTCCTGCGCAAGCCGCACGGGAAACAGGAAAGCTGGCTGAGGCGGGTTTTCTCCCGGAAGCCCCCCCAGTACACCGTGACGATCCACGAGCGCGACGAAAGCGGAGCCAGGGCCCTGTCGGAGTTGAGAGACAGGGGGATCCACCACGTGGCCGATGCGCTCGCCCGGTCCGCGGATCACATCCTGAGTTTTTTCAGCCTGCTCAGGGCGGAATTGGCCTTTTACGTCGGCTGCCTGAACCTGCACGACCGGCTCTCGCAGCTGGGCGGGCCGACCGCGTTCCCCCTCGCCGGGGCGCCGGGCGGGAAGGGGCACGCCTTCCGGGGGCTCTACGATGCCTGCCTGGCGCTGACCCTGGGGCGGGGCGTCGTGAGCAACGGGATGGACGCCGGCGGCAGGCCCCTGGTGATCATCACGGGGGCCAACCAGGGCGGCAAGACGGTCTTCCTGCGGAGCATCGGCCTGTCCCAGCTGATGATGCAGTCCGGGATGTTCGTGCCGGCGGAATCCTTCCGTGCGGGCATCTGCGACGGCCTGTTCACGCACTTCAAGCGGGAAGAGGACCCCACCATGAAAAGCGGCAAGCTCGACGAGGAACTCGCGCGGATGAGCGCCATCGCGGAGAGGCTCACGGCGAATGCCATGGTGCTGTTCAACGAGTCCTTCGCCGCGACGAACGAACGGGAAGGCTCGGAGATTGCGAGGCAGATCACCTGCGCGCTGGTGGACAGGGGCGTCCGGGTCTATTACGTCACCCATCTCTACGCATTCGCCCGCGGGCTGCTCGAGGACAGGGCGGGCGACACCCTTTTCCTGCGCGCGGAGAGGCTGCCCGACGGGGGGCGGACGTTCCGGATCGTCGAAGGCGAGCCCCTGCAGACGAGCTACGGGAAGGATCTCTATGACGCGATTTTCGGGCGTCGTTCCGCCGGGCCTGCACAACCCGCGGATGGGCCGGCGATCGCGGGGGAGAAGACGGAGGGGGGTGCATGAACGTTCCCGCCGGCGATGCGCCGAAGAGCAAGGCCCTGCGGTTCGTCGTGCTGATGGGCGCCGTGAGCCTATTCGCGGACATGACGTACGAAGGCGCGCGCAGCATCACGGGCCCGTTTCTCGGCAGCCTGGGCGCGAGCGGGACGGTGGTCGGCGTGGTGTCCGGCCTCGGCGAGCTCGTCGGTTACAGCCTGCGCCTGGTGTCGGGGTATCTGAGCGACCGGACCCGGCGCTACTGGGCGATGACGATCACGGGCTACGGGGTCAACCTCTTCGCCGTTCCCTGCCTCGCCCTGGCCGACCGCTGGGATCTGGCGGCGGCGCTCGTCATCGTGGAGCGCCTCGGCAAGGCGATCCGCACGCCCCCCCGCGACACCCTTCTGTCCTATGCCACCCGGCAGGTCGGCAGGGGCTGGGGGTTCGGTCTGCACGAGGCCCTGGATCAGGCGGGCGCCATGCTCGGCCCCCTGATCGTCGCCGCCGTGCTCGTGATGCGAGGCACCTATCAGGCCGGTTTTGCCGCGCTGCTCGTCCCTGCGCTGCTGGCCGTGGTCATCCTCCTGGCGGCAAGGGCCCTGTACCCGTCGCCGCGGGACCTGGAACCCGGGGGCGCGGGGGCCCGAGCGGGCTTCCCGCGCTGTTTCTGGATCTACCTGGGCGCGGTGTCCCTCGTCGCCGCCGGCTACGCCGACTACCCCCTGGCGGCCTATCATTTCGGCAGGGTCTCCTCCGTCCCGAGGGACTGGATCCCGGTCTTCTATTCCGTGGCGATGGGCGTGGATGCCCTGGCGGCCCTCGTTTTCGGGTATCTCTTCGACCGCCGGGGATTCGGGATCCTCATCGTGTCGGCCCTCGTCTCGGCGGCCTTTGCCCCGCTGGTGTTCCTCGGGGGCTTCTGGCTTGCCCTGGGCGGTGTCGTCCTCTGGGGGATCGGGATGGGCGCCCAGGAGTCGATCGTGCGCGCGGCGGTCGCCGAGATGGTCCCGGCCGACAGGCGGGGCACGGCCTACGGGGTGTTCAACACCGGCTTCGGGATTTCCTGGTTTGCGGGGAGCGCCCTCATGGGGTATCTGTATGACATCTCCATTCCGGCGCTGGTCCTGTTCTCCGTCTCTGCGCAGCTTCTGTCCGTGCCCCTGCTCTGGAGCGTCAAGCGTCAGTGGGCGAATCGGCCGGCGTAGCCCGCCCGGCCCGGGGACGACGGGACACGGACCGCCGCGTCTTGCAGAACGCGGCCCCGCGGCCGAGCGCAAGGGGGGTGATCGCCTTGAAAGACCTGGATCAGAACATCCTGCATGCCGTTGACGCCTTGCTTCGGACGGGCCCGTGGGACAAGCTCGTTCTCCTGACACCCGCCGAGGCCTTGTATCCCCTGCTGGCCCCGCGGGTCGAGATCCCGGTGATCGTCATCACGCAGAAGGGCTGCACGGCAAACGAAATCCCGTCAGCGATCCGCCCCGGGGATTCGGTGATCACCCTGCCGTGCGAAGTCAGCGGCATCGAAGATCTCCTGAACCTCTCCGTCTTCATGGCAACGGCAAGCGGGGCCCTCTCGCGCGGTGACCGCGTCGTCGTCATCGGAGCCGGTCTCGAGGACCGGGCAAGCCTGCTGGTGCTGCTCCGGAACGACGAGTTCTCCTTCAGCGAGTTCTATCGTGTCGTCACCGACCCGTCCATGCCCGACCCGTCCGTCGTCAAGGCTGTCCTCACGATAGCGCTGGAGCTGGGACGGATGAGGAGACAGCCTGCCGGGGCGCTCTACGTGATCGGGGACACGGACCGTGTCCTGCAACACAGCACCCCGCTCTTCATGAATCCCTTTGAAGGCCAGCCCGGGGACAGAAGGAATGTGATGGAGGGCCGGGTCAGGGACACGCTGAAAGAGTATGCGCGCCTCGACGGGGCGGTGATCATCGACGAGAAAGGTTTCGTGCGGGCCGCGGGCGTGCACATCAACGCAGACATGCGGGATGTCGACGTCCTCATCGAGGGGACGCGTCATGCCGTCGCTGCGGCGATCACCCACCGGACCGGCGCGATCGCCATCACGGTGTCGGAAAAGACGGGGATGATCATGCTGTTCAGGGGCGGAAGCCCCATCCTGAAGGTGGGACCCTGAGGCAAGAGGGCAACCGCTGCGGGGCGTATAGCCGCCGGCACCGGAGTGTCCGGGCGGCAAGCCGCGGGGTCGTGAGCGAGCCCGCCCCAGGGGGAAGCGGGAGGCAGATGCGCACGGGGATCGAACAGCTGGTTCGGGAACTGGAAGATCTCCACCGCGGCGGCCGGGCCGTGGACGAGCTCGCGGCCTGCGGGGAGAGCGCCGTGGGGCCTCTTCGCGACTACCTCCTCAACGGCCCGCCCTCGCACATCTTTCAGCCCCGGCAGTGGGCCGTCCAGGCCCTTGCCCGGCTCGGCGCGTGGCCTGTCCTGCTGGAATATCTCGAGATGCCCAGGAGCATCCCCGACCCGGTGACCCGGTTCGGGGAGGAGGCCGTCGAGAACACGGCGGCCCGGGCCCTGGCCGCCCGGCAGACGGAAGAGGTGTACCGGGTGCTGCTGCGGCTTGCCGGCCGGCGCTTCCTGCCCGGCGTCATCGAGGCCCTCGGGTCCTTCCGCCGCCCCGAGACGGCCCCCCTGTTCGTCGCGGCGCTCGGGGATGACCTGTGCCGTGCCCCCGCAGAGCAGGCCCTGCGGCAGCTGGGGCCTGCGGCGATACCGGCCCTCCGCAGGGCGTCGCGCCGCGTCAGGGGCTCCCGCACGGCGGAGACGCCGACGGACACCCTGCGCAGGACGTGCGCGCTGCGGCTGCTCGCGGAACTGAAGCGGCGGCAGGGGGGACGCTGAGTGCCGGGGCCGCGGGGCTTTACAAAGGGCCCGATAAACGGTACGTCCGCGCTGAGGCACGGCATCGCGGCACAGGGGAGGCCACCATGATCGACATCCGCATACCCGGGTTCGGGCAGGTTGTCCTGGAGCACCTGGTGCTCGATTTCAACGGCACGCTGGCCTGCGACGGGATCCTCGCCGAGGGGGTGCGGGAGCTGCTCGGGCGGCTCTCGCGGGACCTGGAGATCCACGTCGTGACGGCGGACACCCACGGCAGCGCGGCCGCGGCATGCGAGGGCCTGCCCTGCCGCCTGGTCGTTCTGCCCGAAGGGAACCAGGACGTTGCAAAGCGGGACTACGTGCGGGAACTGGGCGCGGCACGGACGGTCTGCATCGGCAACGGCCGCAACGACCGGCTCATGGTCCGGGAGGCCGCCGTCGGCCTCTGCGTGATCGGGGGGGAGGGGGCCTCGGCGGAAACGGCGTCGGCGGCCCCTGTCGTCTGCGGGGACATACGGACCGCCCTCGAACTTCTTCTCCATCCGAAGCGGCTCGTCGCCACCTTGCGCTCGTGAGGCCCGAACGGGCCGTCCCGGCGGCAAGGCAGCGCCTCGCTCATCTGACTGCAAGTGACCCCAGAAACAGCTTCGGCAGCAGCGTCGTGAAGACCGGCACGAAGGTGACGATCAGCAGGTCGGCGATCATCACCAGGAGGAAGGGCACGACGGCGCGGCTGATCCGCTCCAGGGAGATGCCGGCGATCGAGCAGGACACGAAGAGGCAAATCCCCATGGGCGGCGTCAGCATCCCGATGGCAAGATTCGTCACCACGACGACGCCGAAGGTGACCGGGTCGATGTTCAGATAGGGCACCAGCGGCACGAGAAGGGGCACGAAAATGATCAGGGCGCTTGCCGTCTCGATCAGCGTCCCCACGAACAGCAGCAGCACGTTCACGATGAGAAGGAGCACCACGGGGTCCTTCGAGAGGGAGAGGAAGAGCTGCGTGATCGCCTGCGGGATTTGCTCGAAGGCGAGCACCCAGCCGAAGAGGGATGCGTTGGCGATGATGAACATGACCAGGGCGCTCGTGACGGCGGCCCTGATGAAGATGCCCGGCAGGTCCCGGAACGTGATCTCCCGGTACACGAAGAGCCCGACCAGCAGAGCGTAGTCCGTCGCGACGACGGCGCTCTCCGTGGCCGTGAAAATCCCCGACATGATCCCCCCCACGATGATGCCCGGCATGCCCAGGGCCCAGAGGGCGTCCTTGAAGGTGGTCCAGACGGTTGCCGCGTCGAAGCCCCCTCCGACCGGTACCCCATTTTTTTTGCATGGAAATAGGAGACGGCCATCAGGGACAGGCCGACCAGGAGCCCGACCCCGACGCCGCCCAGGAACAGGGCGCCGATGGAGGTGGAAGCCATGACGCCGTAGATGACCATGGGGATGGACGGCGGGATGATGACGCCGATGGCCCCGGCCGAGGCCTGCAGGGCCGAGGCGAACCCCACGTCGTAGCCCCGCTTCTTCATCTCGGGGATCATCAGGGTTCCGATGGCCGCCGTGTCCGCCGCGGCGGAGCCGGAGATCCCGGCGAAGAACATGGAGGCCAGGACCGTGACGTGGGCGAGGCCCCCGTGAACGAACCCGACCAGGGCGCTGGCGAAATTGACGATCCGGCGGCTGATGCCGCCGGATTCCATCAGGGCTCCGGCCAGCATGAAGAAGGGGACGGCCAGGAGCTGAAACGAGTCGTTGGAGGTGAACATCTGCTGGACCGCCACGGTCAGTTCCACGTCGAAAAGAAACACCATGGCGGCCGCCGCCGCGATGCCCATCGAGAAGGCGATGGGCATCCGCAGCAGCATGAGGCCGATGAGAATCGCGAAGATCGCGTATTTCACGGCTTCCCCTCCCCCGGCTCCGGGAGCATCCGCACAAGGGTCTGGAAGATGATGATCCCGGCCGAAACGGGCAGGACGAGGTAGGGGATGTCCATGGAAACGGACAGCGTCGGCGAGATGCGGGTCTTCACCACGGGCAGGATCCTGAGCGAGCTCAGGAGGATGGCCCCCATGAAGACGACGATTGCGCCGTTCACGGCGACGTCGAGGAGGCGCTGCGCCGGGCGCGGGATCCGGTCGTAGACGACATCGATCCCGATGTGGGCCCCGCGGTAGGTGGCCAGGGCCGCACCGAGAAAGGAGACCCAGACCAGCATGTAGCAGCCCAGCTCTTCCGCCCAGCTCAGGGCGTCGTTCATGACGTAGCGCCAGAAGACCCCCGCCGACGTGACGGCGGTCATCACGACGAGCAGGACCACGACGGCGCACCCCACCAGGCGGTCAAGCCCGCGGCTGAGGGTCTTGAGCAGGCGGATCATCACTTGACCTTCTGGATGTCGGCGATGATCTTCCTCCATTCGGGGTGCTTCTTGTACTCGTCCTCGTAGATGCTCTTGCTGGCTTTCTGGAAGAGGGTCCGGTCGACGCTGTTGACCTGCATCCCCTTCTCCCGGAGCTTCTTGAGGACGTCCGCCTCACCGTCGTTGTTCACCTTGCGCTCGTAGGCCGAGGCCTCGCGGGCCGAGTCGACCAGGATCTTCTGGGTCTTGGGGTCGAACTTCTTGAACAGCTCGTTGTTCATCATGATCACGTTGCCCGAGTAGGAATGGCCCGTGAGCGAGTAGTATTTCTGCACCTCGTAGATCTTGAACGCCCAGATGACCCAGGGAGGGTTCTCCTGCGCGTCGATGGTGCCCTGCTGTAGCGCCGTGTAGACTTCCCCCCAGCCCATGGGGATGGGGTTCGCGCCGAGGGCCTTGAAGGTGGCAATGTAAATGGGGCTCTGCATGACGCGGATCTTGATGCCGCTCAGGTCCTCGGGCTTGTGGATGGGGCGCTTGTTGTTGGAGACGTTGCGGAAGCCGCGCTCGCCGAAGGCGAGGCCCTTGATGCCGATTTTCGAGAGCGAATCGAGGAACCGCTGCCCGATGGGGCCGTCGAGCACCTTGTAGGCATGCTTTTCGTCCCGGAAGAGGAAGGGCATGTCCAGCACGCCGAACAGCGGGTCGAAGGTGGTGATGGGCCCGCAGGTGATGGTGGCCAGGCCGATGGTCCCCGTCTGGACCATGGTGATGAGGTCCTCCTCCTTGCCGCCGAGCTGCTTGTTGGGGAAGATCCGGATCTCCACTTCGCCATTGGTGCGCTTCTCCACCAGCTCCTTGAATTTCACGGACTGGATGTGGAAGATGTCTTCCTCGGTGCAGACGTGGGCCAGCTTGATCGTCGTCTTCGCCTGGACCGCAGCAGGCATCAGGGCGAGCACAAAGGCGCCGACAAACGCGAAGGTCATGATCCATCGATGGTTCCTCATCGGGCTACCCCCTCCTTGGGAAATGGTGTCGAGTGCTCTTTTGTCCTTAGTGAATCCGCGCGGCCCTTGTCAAGGAGAAACAGCGGATTCCGGGCGAGGCTGACGTGTGTCGCCGCCTTGCGGTGCGGCCGCCTCCCGGACAGCCCGGTCCCGGGACACCGGAAGCCGCCCCCGCGGCCTGCCGCGGATCTCCCGTGTTTTGACAGCGGCCTGCGCGTCCGCCGGCTTCGCACGCGGCGGCCGTCGGGTGGTGCACGATGCCGGCGGCGCCGCCGTTTCCCCATGGACGCGGCGCGTTCCATGACCGTCACGGGAAGCCCCGAACGTGCGTGCCAAAGACTTGTGCGATGGTAAGCGGGGGGATGGCCTGCGCAGCAGCGGCTGCCGGAAGGGACGGGGGGACGGGGAGCGGGTGTGCCGCCAGCCGGGCGGGGATCTCCGGCCCGGAGAGACCGGAGATCCCCGCTTCGGCCGGAGATTACAGCTTGAAGAGCAGATCGGCGTACGTGGGCACGGGCCACATGTCCCTGGGGACCAGCATCTCCATGGCATCGATGTCCGTCCGCAGGGCCTGCATCGCGCCGACGACCTCGTCCCGGTACATCTCAGCCTTCTTGACGCAGTCTTCGGTCTTCTTCGCTTCCGCCACGGCGGCCTCGAGCCGGCCGAGGGACTTGTAGGACGACGCCAGCAGGGCACCGAGTTTCTTCAGGAGATCCTCCTGGACGGAGGCACCGACCGATGCGGCCTTGAAGCTGGAGACCGAGTCGGCCAGGAACGTCGCATACTCGACGGCCGCGGGGATGAGCTGCTTCTTGGCCATGTCGATGGCCGCCAGGGCCTCGATGTTGATCTGCTTCGCGTAGGTCTCGATGTAGATCTCGTAGCGGGAATGCAGCTCCTTGCGGGACAGGACCCCGTATTTCTCGAAGAGGTTCTGCGCCTTGTCGGTGATCAGCGCCTTCAGCGCGTCCACGGAGTTCCGCACGTTGGGCAGGCCCCGCTTCTCCGCCTCCTGCAGCCACTCTTCGCTGTAGTTGTTGCCGTTGAAGAGGATCCGGCCGTGCTTCCTGTACGTTTCCTTGATGATCGCCGCAGCCTCGGCGTTCTTGTCCTTCGCGTTTTCGAGGCGGGTGGCGATCTCGTCGAGGGCCTCTGCGGCGATGGTGTTCAGGGCCACGTTCGGACCGGCGATGGACTGGGAGGACCCCACCATCCGGAATTCGAACTTGTTGCCCGTGAAGGCGAAGGGGGAGGTCCGGTTGCGGTCCGTGTTGTCCTTGGGGATCGCGGGCAGCGTGTCCACGCCGACCTTCAGGTACTGGGCGCCTTTCGTGGTGACCGGCTCGTCCTTCGAGAGCTTCTCCAGGACCGCCGTCAGCTCGTCGCCCAGGAAGATCGAGATGACGGCCGGGGGCGCCTCGTTGGCGCCGAGGCGGTGATCGTTTCCGGCGCAGGCGCAGGTCGCCCGGAGGATGTCGGCGTGGGTGTCGACGGCCTTGATCAGGGCGCTCAGGAACAGCAGGAACTGCTTGTTTTCGCCGGGCGTGTGGCCCGGGTCGAGCAGGTTGATCCCGTCATCGGTCGACAGGGACCAGTTGTTGTGCTTGCCGGAGCCGTTGATGCCGGCATAGGGCTTCTCGTGGAGCAGGCAGACCAGGTCGTGGCGCAGGGCGACCTTCTGCATGGTCTCCATGACGAGCTGGTTGTGGTCGGTTGCGATGTTCGTCGTCGAGAACAGGGGGGCCAGTTCGTACTGGGCGGGCGCGACCTCGTTGTGCTGGGTCTTGGCGGTGATGCCCATTTTCCACAGCTCCCGGTTGAGATCGTGCATGTACGCGGAGACCCTGTCCTTGATGAAGCCGAAATACTGGTCCTCCAGCTCCTGGCCCTTGGGGGCGGGTGCGCCGAAGATCGTCCGGCCCGTCAGCATCAGGTCGATCCGCTCCGTGTAGAATTTCCTGTCCACGAGGAAGTATTCCTGCTCGGGGCCGACGGTGGAGGAAACCCGGCTGGACGTCGTGTTGCCCAGGGCCCTGAGCACGCGCATGGCCTGCTTCGACACGGCTTTCATGGAGCGCAGCAGGGGCGTCTTCTTGTCCAGGGCTTCGCCGTTGTACGAGTAGAAGGCGGTCGGGATGGTGAGGGTCACGTTGCCGCTCGCATCCTCCTTGAGGAAGGCGGGGGAGGTGCAGTCCCAGGCCGTGTATCCCCTGGCCTCGAAGGT from Syntrophaceae bacterium includes these protein-coding regions:
- a CDS encoding ATPase P — translated: MIDIRIPGFGQVVLEHLVLDFNGTLACDGILAEGVRELLGRLSRDLEIHVVTADTHGSAAAACEGLPCRLVVLPEGNQDVAKRDYVRELGAARTVCIGNGRNDRLMVREAAVGLCVIGGEGASAETASAAPVVCGDIRTALELLLHPKRLVATLRS
- a CDS encoding MFS transporter codes for the protein MNVPAGDAPKSKALRFVVLMGAVSLFADMTYEGARSITGPFLGSLGASGTVVGVVSGLGELVGYSLRLVSGYLSDRTRRYWAMTITGYGVNLFAVPCLALADRWDLAAALVIVERLGKAIRTPPRDTLLSYATRQVGRGWGFGLHEALDQAGAMLGPLIVAAVLVMRGTYQAGFAALLVPALLAVVILLAARALYPSPRDLEPGGAGARAGFPRCFWIYLGAVSLVAAGYADYPLAAYHFGRVSSVPRDWIPVFYSVAMGVDALAALVFGYLFDRRGFGILIVSALVSAAFAPLVFLGGFWLALGGVVLWGIGMGAQESIVRAAVAEMVPADRRGTAYGVFNTGFGISWFAGSALMGYLYDISIPALVLFSVSAQLLSVPLLWSVKRQWANRPA
- a CDS encoding glutamine synthetase type III, whose product is MEITAVFGSNVFSDKVMKERLPRDAYKALKESIEKDMPLRPEIAEVVANAMKDWAVEKGATHYTHWFQPLTGITAEKHDSFISPSTNGSGHLEFSGKQLIQGEPDASSFPSGGLRSTFEARGYTAWDCTSPAFLKEDASGNVTLTIPTAFYSYNGEALDKKTPLLRSMKAVSKQAMRVLRALGNTTSSRVSSTVGPEQEYFLVDRKFYTERIDLMLTGRTIFGAPAPKGQELEDQYFGFIKDRVSAYMHDLNRELWKMGITAKTQHNEVAPAQYELAPLFSTTNIATDHNQLVMETMQKVALRHDLVCLLHEKPYAGINGSGKHNNWSLSTDDGINLLDPGHTPGENKQFLLFLSALIKAVDTHADILRATCACAGNDHRLGANEAPPAVISIFLGDELTAVLEKLSKDEPVTTKGAQYLKVGVDTLPAIPKDNTDRNRTSPFAFTGNKFEFRMVGSSQSIAGPNVALNTIAAEALDEIATRLENAKDKNAEAAAIIKETYRKHGRILFNGNNYSEEWLQEAEKRGLPNVRNSVDALKALITDKAQNLFEKYGVLSRKELHSRYEIYIETYAKQINIEALAAIDMAKKQLIPAAVEYATFLADSVSSFKAASVGASVQEDLLKKLGALLASSYKSLGRLEAAVAEAKKTEDCVKKAEMYRDEVVGAMQALRTDIDAMEMLVPRDMWPVPTYADLLFKL
- a CDS encoding DNA mismatch repair protein MutS; the protein is MKAFLLHRDRDFDLRRDLPPFGEDLVRDLGLDTLFDAMAAGDPFVREVARKAVLTAVGNDAETIRYRQDVLRDCLRHPSVIRELYAVAEETLEREKKSYWGIFSRFPSSVLYRALEVMEIYVGMLRRLKAIQDTHGDRFESEGFRAFFAMIRRELGEDYFARVRQHLDELKFRDGLLISAGLDRGNRGTNYVLRKPHGKQESWLRRVFSRKPPQYTVTIHERDESGARALSELRDRGIHHVADALARSADHILSFFSLLRAELAFYVGCLNLHDRLSQLGGPTAFPLAGAPGGKGHAFRGLYDACLALTLGRGVVSNGMDAGGRPLVIITGANQGGKTVFLRSIGLSQLMMQSGMFVPAESFRAGICDGLFTHFKREEDPTMKSGKLDEELARMSAIAERLTANAMVLFNESFAATNEREGSEIARQITCALVDRGVRVYYVTHLYAFARGLLEDRAGDTLFLRAERLPDGGRTFRIVEGEPLQTSYGKDLYDAIFGRRSAGPAQPADGPAIAGEKTEGGA
- a CDS encoding TRAP transporter small permease is translated as MIRLLKTLSRGLDRLVGCAVVVLLVVMTAVTSAGVFWRYVMNDALSWAEELGCYMLVWVSFLGAALATYRGAHIGIDVVYDRIPRPAQRLLDVAVNGAIVVFMGAILLSSLRILPVVKTRISPTLSVSMDIPYLVLPVSAGIIIFQTLVRMLPEPGEGKP
- a CDS encoding DctP family TRAP transporter solute-binding subunit, translating into MRNHRWIMTFAFVGAFVLALMPAAVQAKTTIKLAHVCTEEDIFHIQSVKFKELVEKRTNGEVEIRIFPNKQLGGKEEDLITMVQTGTIGLATITCGPITTFDPLFGVLDMPFLFRDEKHAYKVLDGPIGQRFLDSLSKIGIKGLAFGERGFRNVSNNKRPIHKPEDLSGIKIRVMQSPIYIATFKALGANPIPMGWGEVYTALQQGTIDAQENPPWVIWAFKIYEVQKYYSLTGHSYSGNVIMMNNELFKKFDPKTQKILVDSAREASAYERKVNNDGEADVLKKLREKGMQVNSVDRTLFQKASKSIYEDEYKKHPEWRKIIADIQKVK
- a CDS encoding DNA mismatch repair protein MutS is translated as MTFRSILYHDAGDDRPALPQEPPEYFGDLNLDQVVDAVTEGRQDYDLKPFFYTPLRDADGIRYRQEIFRDLESEAVFTQLGAFAQRMRAMRAHLARADTLHVPYQRKRWFLEAVDIYCDAVDGLAQGLDPAALQSRGLLAFRDYVRGYANAGRFASLRAETKTLIADLAAVRYCLHIKGNRIQVRGYESETDYSAEVESTFEKFRQGAAGDSRVTFTDGPEMNHVEAQILDFVARLHPRVFSALDAYCAKNADYLDGTIGRFDREVQFYLAWLEHLAALKRQGLLFCTPQVGGAGKDVHARDAFDMALAHRLAGEGKAVVCNDFRLSGPERVIVVTGPNQGGKTTFARTFGQLHHLACIGCPVPGREARLLLFDRMFTHFEKEEDTRSLRGKLEDDLMRIHRILGQCTPNSIVIINEIFTSTTLQDAVFLSRRVLEAVLGLDLLCVCVTFIDELATLSEKTVSMVSTVVPDNPAVRTYRIERRPPAGLSYAISIAERHGLTYERLKERIRS